A single genomic interval of Melitaea cinxia chromosome 18, ilMelCinx1.1, whole genome shotgun sequence harbors:
- the LOC123662100 gene encoding NADH dehydrogenase [ubiquinone] 1 alpha subcomplex subunit 8-like has protein sequence MVLTKEVDLPEFTTLTVPEVDLSTATLMSAAPYLGKYCEAINNEFMLCRFESNDPRACVDLGKKVTACTLQLFRNIKSKCKQEFEQYSHCVDKSSGDFSLANCRKTQAVFDTCMKEKLCMERPDFGYFCRARVHSSPSAPPPPEPCPCQPKVPDETPSLPDCKPRPPARFGGRYFWITE, from the coding sequence ATGGTGTTAACAAAGGAAGTGGACCTGCCAGAATTCACGACATTGACCGTGCCAGAGGTGGATTTGTCTACCGCAACGTTAATGTCGGCAGCTCCGTATCTTGGCAAGTATTGCGAAGCCATCAATAATGAATTTATGCTATGTAGATTTGAGTCTAATGATCCGCGAGCTTGCGTAGATCTTGGTAAAAAAGTTACAGCATGCACATTGCAATTATTTAGAAACATAAAAAGCAAATGCAAACAAGAGTTTGAACAGTATTCACATTGCGTCGATAAGAGTTCTGGTGATTTTTCATTGGCAAATTGCCGTAAAACCCAAGCAGTTTTCGACACGTGTATGAAAGAAAAATTGTGTATGGAGAGACCCGATTTTGGGTATTTTTGTCGTGCGAGGGTCCATAGCAGTCCTAGTGCTCCGCCGCCACCAGAGCCGTGCCCTTGTCAACCTAAAGTGCCAGATGAAACACCGTCTTTGCCTGATTGCAAGCCTCGTCCACCTGCCCGCTTCGGTGGACGATACTTTTGGATAACAGAatag